In the genome of Candidatus Nitrospira nitrosa, one region contains:
- a CDS encoding alpha-keto acid decarboxylase family protein — translation MGHKPTIGSAVLDRLHHLGVRHIFGIPGDYVLSLYQLIEASPIKHVGTTREDCAGFAADAYARINGIGAVCVTYCVGGLNTVNAIACAYAERSPVVLLTGSPGLSERTRTPYLHHMVRDFGTQREVFERMTVAAVTLDDPLTAEREMDQAFAALLRYRRPIYIEIPRDMVHCPLAGGMRPMCIEDTPSDPAALEEALSEVRIMLASAKRPAMLVGAEVGRFGLQDDLIRLVEQLNIPIASTLLGKSVIREDHPLYVGVYGGLIAREDVQQFINDSDCLLILGSILSDVEDLDATSPLLSEGRTIHATADRVAIKHHRYDSIKFQDFVQGLVRSPLPSFSRSQRTLPVKTVPALTAPDLDASVTLEGLFMHLDTVLTEKTVVIADVGESLFAAADLHVRHRFEFLSPAYYTSMGFAVPAALGASFADPSLRPIVLVGDGAFQMTGTELASCVRYGQAPIVILLNNRGYSTEREILEGPFNDVHEWQYDKICDLVGGGKGVRVSTQREFQQHLSAAFADHAHLHVLNVLLSPNDRSPGMVRLARRLGKKLSTDKP, via the coding sequence AACCAACGATTGGATCAGCTGTCTTAGATCGATTACATCATCTTGGTGTCCGGCATATCTTCGGCATTCCCGGCGACTACGTGCTCTCGCTCTACCAACTGATCGAAGCCTCGCCCATCAAACACGTCGGCACCACGCGGGAAGACTGCGCCGGCTTTGCGGCAGACGCCTACGCCCGCATCAACGGGATCGGAGCCGTCTGTGTCACCTATTGCGTCGGCGGTCTCAATACCGTCAATGCCATTGCCTGCGCCTATGCGGAACGGTCGCCGGTGGTGCTCCTGACCGGCTCGCCCGGTCTCTCCGAACGTACCCGTACCCCCTATCTGCATCATATGGTCCGCGACTTCGGAACGCAACGAGAGGTCTTTGAGCGGATGACCGTTGCCGCGGTCACCCTGGATGATCCCTTGACCGCCGAGCGCGAAATGGACCAGGCCTTCGCCGCCCTCCTACGCTATCGCCGTCCCATTTATATCGAGATTCCAAGGGACATGGTCCATTGTCCACTGGCCGGCGGCATGAGACCGATGTGTATCGAGGATACACCAAGTGACCCCGCCGCGCTGGAGGAAGCGCTCAGCGAAGTCCGGATCATGCTGGCATCGGCCAAACGCCCGGCCATGCTCGTGGGGGCAGAAGTCGGTCGGTTCGGACTTCAGGATGATCTCATTCGGCTCGTCGAGCAACTGAATATTCCGATTGCCTCAACGCTGCTCGGGAAATCAGTCATTCGCGAAGACCATCCGCTCTACGTCGGCGTGTATGGCGGGCTCATCGCTCGCGAAGATGTCCAGCAGTTCATTAACGATTCTGACTGTCTGCTGATCCTGGGATCCATCCTCTCCGATGTGGAAGATCTGGATGCGACATCGCCGCTGTTATCCGAAGGCCGGACTATCCATGCGACTGCCGATCGAGTCGCCATCAAACACCATCGGTATGACTCCATCAAGTTCCAGGACTTCGTTCAAGGGCTGGTGCGATCGCCGCTTCCCTCCTTTTCACGCTCCCAACGCACACTCCCGGTCAAAACCGTTCCGGCACTCACGGCCCCTGACCTCGATGCTTCGGTAACCCTGGAAGGACTCTTCATGCACCTGGATACCGTGCTCACCGAGAAGACCGTCGTGATTGCAGACGTTGGCGAGTCGCTCTTTGCTGCGGCTGACCTGCATGTCCGCCATCGGTTCGAGTTCCTGTCACCGGCCTACTATACGTCAATGGGGTTCGCCGTCCCGGCGGCATTAGGCGCCTCGTTCGCCGACCCCAGCCTGCGTCCGATCGTACTAGTGGGAGATGGTGCCTTTCAGATGACCGGAACGGAACTGGCCAGCTGTGTCCGGTATGGGCAAGCCCCGATTGTGATCCTTTTGAATAACCGTGGTTATTCAACGGAACGGGAGATTTTAGAAGGTCCCTTTAACGATGTGCATGAATGGCAATACGACAAAATCTGTGATCTGGTTGGAGGCGGGAAAGGCGTACGCGTGAGTACCCAGCGGGAGTTCCAACAACATCTCTCCGCTGCGTTTGCCGACCACGCTCACCTGCATGTGCTCAACGTGCTCCTCAGCCCCAATGACCGCAGCCCCGGTATGGTCCGCCTGGCTAGGCGCCTTGGGAAAAAGCTGTCCACCGATAAGCCATAG
- a CDS encoding glycosyltransferase family protein has translation MSDFYQNGVVTVLHRLGQPNTEQLEQELERYAKTTPIALVLPSLYAELERPALKRIVDILSDVRYINEIVISLDHASALEFRLAKQFFSHLPQRVRVVWNDGARIQAILNVLVSHEIDIGHQGKGRGCWTAYGYVLARGQSQIIALHDCDIVSYDRQYLARLCYPIANPNLAYEFCKGYYSRVTDRMHGRVTRLFMTPLIRSLQMLVGPHSLLSFLDSFRYPLAGEFAMVRDLAWINRIPGDWGLEVGMLAEVYRNCALRRICQADIADAYEHKHQTLSTHNPDAGLLKMCVDITKSLFRNLASEGLVLSESTLKTLRATYLQAAQEAISRYENDAAINSLRFDRHEERRAVEVFLRGMTLATDSFLEDPLGVPMISNWSRVTHAVPDIFHRLMDAVEQDHAWDPAAETRQPVS, from the coding sequence TTGTCAGATTTTTATCAAAATGGCGTCGTCACCGTCCTGCACCGGCTCGGTCAACCCAATACCGAGCAATTGGAGCAGGAACTGGAGCGGTATGCAAAAACGACTCCGATCGCGCTGGTCCTCCCGTCGCTCTATGCGGAACTTGAACGACCAGCCCTCAAACGCATCGTCGATATCCTGAGTGACGTTCGTTATATCAACGAAATCGTCATCTCGTTGGATCACGCCTCCGCCTTGGAATTCAGGCTGGCCAAGCAATTCTTTTCCCACCTCCCTCAACGAGTCCGCGTTGTCTGGAACGACGGCGCTCGCATCCAAGCAATCCTGAATGTGCTGGTCTCACATGAAATCGACATCGGACACCAAGGCAAGGGGCGCGGGTGTTGGACGGCCTACGGTTATGTTCTGGCCAGAGGCCAGAGCCAGATCATCGCACTCCATGACTGCGACATTGTGAGTTACGATCGCCAGTATCTCGCTCGCCTCTGCTATCCCATCGCGAATCCGAATCTCGCGTATGAATTTTGTAAAGGGTACTACAGTCGGGTGACGGACCGCATGCATGGGCGTGTGACGCGTCTCTTCATGACGCCGCTCATCCGCAGTCTGCAAATGCTGGTCGGACCGCACTCTCTCCTCTCGTTTCTCGACAGTTTTCGGTACCCGCTGGCCGGTGAGTTTGCGATGGTACGGGATCTGGCCTGGATCAATCGTATTCCAGGTGATTGGGGGCTTGAGGTCGGCATGTTGGCCGAGGTCTACCGGAATTGCGCGCTGCGACGGATCTGCCAAGCCGATATCGCCGATGCCTATGAGCACAAACATCAGACATTGTCGACGCACAATCCGGACGCCGGTTTGTTAAAAATGTGCGTGGATATCACCAAATCCCTGTTTCGTAACCTGGCAAGCGAAGGATTGGTCCTCTCAGAAAGCACGCTCAAGACCTTGCGGGCCACATACTTACAGGCCGCGCAGGAAGCTATTAGCCGGTATGAAAATGACGCGGCGATCAACAGCCTGCGTTTTGACCGCCATGAAGAGCGACGTGCGGTCGAGGTATTTCTTCGCGGAATGACGCTCGCGACCGATAGCTTTCTTGAAGACCCCCTTGGGGTTCCCATGATCTCGAACTGGAGCCGCGTGACCCACGCCGTCCCCGATATTTTCCATCGGCTCATGGATGCGGTCGAGCAAGATCATGCCTGGGATCCTGCAGCGGAAACACGACAACCGGTCTCATGA
- a CDS encoding glycosyltransferase, translating into MMNNGLIPLTAETEDLLEAVHHADILVGIPSFNNAKTIGHVVRAVGAGLAKYFHGYRAVLVNSDGGSTDETPAIVAHTMVDLEPLFISDRQSTLHRIVTPYHGIPGKGSAFRTVFEIARRLKVKACAVVDSDVRSITPEWMELLLRPIIKEGYDYVAPYYRRHKYDGTITNSIAYPLTRALYGQEVRQPIGGDFGFTGELAQHYLEKHVWESDVARFGIDIWMTTEAIANGAKVCQSFLGAKIHDPKDPAADLSSMLRQVVGALFALMEAHAPTWLSVTESRKVPLFGFQYEVGVEPVNVNVERMIDLFHLGLTDLHDIWVRILSEEVLDQLSRLREVPARDFRIPDTLWAHIIYDAALAHHRNVLPQEHLLKALTPLYLGKTASFVLDSQGLTTAEAEHLIETLCRTFEKEKEYLVTRWPQSHDARDVVSTTPVRSERSQP; encoded by the coding sequence ATGATGAACAACGGCCTGATTCCACTCACTGCTGAAACGGAAGATCTGCTGGAGGCAGTCCACCATGCCGACATTCTGGTCGGCATTCCCAGCTTTAATAATGCAAAGACGATCGGCCATGTCGTTCGCGCTGTCGGCGCAGGCCTGGCGAAGTATTTCCATGGGTATCGCGCCGTCCTCGTCAACTCAGACGGAGGCTCCACCGACGAAACACCGGCCATTGTGGCCCATACCATGGTTGATCTTGAACCGCTCTTCATCAGCGATCGGCAAAGTACCCTGCACCGAATCGTGACCCCGTATCATGGGATCCCCGGCAAGGGGAGTGCGTTCCGCACCGTTTTCGAGATCGCCCGACGGCTCAAAGTGAAAGCCTGTGCCGTGGTCGATTCGGATGTGCGAAGCATCACGCCTGAGTGGATGGAGCTGCTCCTTCGCCCCATCATCAAGGAAGGATACGATTACGTGGCGCCCTACTATCGACGCCACAAATACGACGGCACCATCACAAACAGCATCGCCTATCCCTTGACCCGGGCCCTCTACGGTCAAGAAGTTCGTCAGCCGATCGGAGGAGACTTCGGATTCACCGGAGAACTCGCTCAACACTACCTTGAAAAACACGTGTGGGAGTCCGATGTCGCGCGGTTTGGCATCGACATTTGGATGACGACTGAAGCCATCGCGAACGGCGCCAAGGTCTGCCAGAGTTTTCTCGGTGCCAAGATTCATGACCCGAAAGACCCGGCCGCAGACCTTTCCTCCATGTTGCGACAGGTCGTAGGAGCCTTATTCGCCCTGATGGAAGCGCATGCCCCGACCTGGCTCTCTGTGACTGAATCGCGAAAGGTGCCGCTCTTCGGCTTCCAATATGAGGTGGGCGTCGAGCCCGTGAATGTGAACGTCGAACGGATGATAGATTTATTTCATCTCGGCCTGACCGATTTACACGACATTTGGGTGCGCATACTCTCCGAAGAGGTACTCGACCAGCTGTCTCGACTGCGAGAGGTTCCTGCGCGAGACTTCCGTATCCCCGATACCTTGTGGGCACACATCATTTACGACGCGGCACTGGCACACCATCGCAATGTGCTGCCTCAAGAGCATCTCCTCAAGGCATTGACTCCACTCTATTTAGGGAAAACCGCCTCGTTCGTACTGGATAGTCAAGGACTGACGACGGCGGAAGCCGAACACCTCATCGAAACACTCTGTCGAACGTTTGAAAAAGAGAAAGAGTATCTTGTGACTCGTTGGCCTCAGTCCCATGATGCGAGGGATGTCGTCAGCACGACCCCCGTGAGGTCTGAAAGGAGCCAGCCATGA
- a CDS encoding mechanosensitive ion channel family protein gives MTSTWEQTLLGPVTTLGEHVLAILPKVLAMTILLLVGLVVAWGAGHFTERLLRMIGLDRLCDRIGIAAALLRGGIKSDPSYIIGRITYWLIVIFSTTASLGALNVAPINEAAHSLLSYIPHLVTAAVIGIIGYLVSNFVSQAVLIAAVNAGLPPARWIAAGTRWGIQLLTVAMALEQLGIAQHIVVVGFGITWGGLVLAAALALGLGGKDLAKDFLERRLVGHSRSQVNEDLRHL, from the coding sequence ATGACATCAACCTGGGAACAGACGTTACTCGGACCCGTCACCACACTCGGCGAACATGTGCTTGCCATCCTTCCCAAAGTTCTGGCCATGACGATCCTCCTGCTGGTCGGTTTGGTTGTGGCTTGGGGAGCCGGACATTTTACGGAGCGGCTGCTTCGGATGATCGGCCTGGACCGACTCTGTGATCGGATCGGAATTGCCGCGGCTCTTCTTCGGGGAGGCATCAAGAGTGACCCTTCCTACATCATCGGCCGAATCACCTACTGGCTAATCGTCATTTTCTCCACCACCGCCTCGCTGGGGGCGCTCAATGTGGCCCCGATCAACGAAGCCGCCCATTCGCTGTTATCCTATATTCCGCACCTGGTCACAGCCGCCGTCATCGGCATCATCGGCTACCTCGTCTCGAATTTCGTGTCCCAGGCCGTCCTGATCGCCGCCGTCAATGCGGGGTTACCGCCGGCTCGCTGGATTGCCGCAGGCACACGCTGGGGCATTCAATTGCTGACGGTCGCCATGGCGCTTGAACAGCTCGGCATCGCCCAACATATCGTGGTGGTTGGATTCGGGATTACCTGGGGCGGCCTCGTCCTGGCTGCGGCGCTGGCCTTGGGGTTAGGAGGAAAGGATCTGGCCAAAGATTTCTTGGAGCGACGTCTGGTCGGCCACTCCCGTTCACAGGTCAACGAGGATTTACGACACCTCTAA